A genomic window from Fusarium verticillioides 7600 chromosome 5, whole genome shotgun sequence includes:
- a CDS encoding gentisate 1,2-dioxygenase, which yields MAPSAVTASGNGQAIGDVTPAKSLNTSEELVEALKSTNTAPLWAQMTRLNPPAPNPQTIPYVWSYDKIKPYLLKAGQLITEKQAERRVLMLGNPARAAPYTTDTLYAGLQLVQPKETAPAHRHTAFACRFIIEGTGGFTAVHGKRVPMKPRDVIVTPTWNWHDHGKKGADEEGGDDKPVIWLDGLDLPSFIHFPVHFVEHHTAARYPAEDFEESDIVYPWSKMQPKLDASPDEWVSEPYLKPSGAEIGRIIGASAERLNPGAKSPEIQETSSAVYHVIEGSGSTQVGDKVLQWKQGDTFCIPTWHKYQHHADDNSKVYLYRFDDKPMLRALGFYRVAGVDVETYVSE from the exons ATGGCGCCTTCTGCAGTCACAGCATCCGGCAATGGTCAGGCCATTGGCGACGTCACTCCTGCCAAGTCACTTAACACatctgaggagcttgttgaagccCTCAAAAGTACCAACACTGCTCCTCTCTGGGCTCAGATGACACGCCTGAACCCTCCAGCACCCAATCCTCAAACCATTCCCTATGTCTGGTCATatgacaagatcaagccatACTTGCTCAAGGCTGGTCAGCTTATCACTGAGAAGCAAGCTGAGCGTCGCGTCCTGATGCTTGGGAACCCTGCAAGAG CCGCACCATACACAACTGATACCCTGTATGCTGGACTTCAGCTGGTGCAGCCCAAGGAAACAGCACCTGCGCACAGACACACTGCCTTCGCTTGCAGGTTTATCATCGAAGGCACTGGCGGCTTCACTGCAGTTCATGGCAAGAGAGTGCCTATGAAGCCTCGTGATGTCATTGTCACTCCCACCTGGAACTGGCATGATCACGGAAAGAAGGGcgctgatgaggagggtggAGATGATAAACCCGTCATCTGgcttgatggtcttgacctcCCCAGCTTCATCCACTTCCCTGTTCATTTCGTCGAGCATCATACAGCTGCGCGATACCCAGCTGAAGATTTCGAAGAGTCCGATATTGTCTACCCATGGAGCAAGATGCAGCCCAAGCTAGATGCCAGCCCAGACGAATGGGTCTCGGAGCCGTATCTGAAGCCTAGTGGAGCTGAGA TTGGTCGTATCATTGGCGCCTCAGCTGAGAGACTTAACCCAGGTGCCAAGTCGCCCGAGATCCAAGAGACAAGCTCTGCTGTGTACCATGTCATTGAAGGTTCCGGTTCCACTCAAGTCGGAGACAAAGTCCTTCAATGGAAGCAGGGTGATACGTTTTGCATCCCCACTTGGCACAAGTATCAGCATCATGCAGACGACAACAGTAAGGTTTATCTCTATAGGTTTGATGACAAGCCGATGCTAAGGGCTTTGGGCTTTTACCGCGTGGCGggagttgatgttgagacttATGTCTCTGAATGA